The Pedosphaera parvula Ellin514 genomic interval TTCAGGAAGTGGGCGCCACCAGCAAGAAGGACATGGGACCCGTCATCAAGGCCGTTCAGGTCAAAGCTGCTGGCCGCGCCGATGGTAAAACCATCAGCTCCCTGGTCGGCAAACTGCTCCCTTAGTTTTTACAGTTCTATTTCTGCGGAAAAATCTGGTAAAGCAGAAAATAAATTAACACGCCAGTCACGGAGACGTACATCCATAGCGGCCACGTCCAGCGTGCAATCCTCCGGTGGGCCTCAAATTGCTTCTTCATTGCCCGCACAATGGTGACAATAATCATCGGCAAAATTATCACCGCCAGCAAGGTATGTGTCAGCAGAAGTCCCAAATAGATAGGTCGGAACCACGCGGGATCCACAAA includes:
- a CDS encoding DUF420 domain-containing protein, producing the protein MTIMDLPAVNGSLNALSAMFLMAGYICIKQKKQIAHRNFMVSAFITSAVFLICYLTYHFYLGFVLHKGPTKFVDPAWFRPIYLGLLLTHTLLAVIILPMIIVTIVRAMKKQFEAHRRIARWTWPLWMYVSVTGVLIYFLLYQIFPQK